The [Clostridium] scindens ATCC 35704 nucleotide sequence CCCTAGGGCTCCTCCGATCGTCTTAAGTCCCAATCCTACGTTGAAGCTGTCCAGGCCGAACTCTTCCTTTCTCCTTCGTATGACTTCGCTCTTTACTTCAAAGTCTTTGGCAAACTGGGTGGTGGTAAACCCGAATATATCTGCCATAGCCGGATCCGGCGCCTGCAAGGTATAAGGAATATAATCCACCTCTTCCCCCGCATTATATGCCTTCATCCGCTCCGCTGCCGTCATCTCATCCTTCTGGCCATCCATTAGCCGCTTTAACTCATCATACTCCATCTTCTGATCTCCTTTATCTGTCCCGGCCATGCACACAGCCGGAAGTGTTCACGCTTACGGATATTCAGGAAAAATCATGCTTTCGGTAAATATCCGCTCGTAATTCTCGGTCTCCGCCAGTTCCATGTATTCCATCCTTCTGGCCAGTTCCTCTACCTCGTGCCTTGCTTTACTTGACATCAGCGTCATGTATGCCCCCGTCTTGGAAGAGTTTCCCACATAGATCAACTTATCTTCCACTTCCTTTGGCAGGATCCCGGTCCCTGTCAATGATTCTGCCGGCAGATGGGCCCCAAACTGCCCGGCTATCAGAACCTTGTCTAAATCTTTCATGGAAATTCCTGCTTTATTAAGCAGCGCCACGAATCCTGACAAAATGGCTCCTTTTGCCAGTTGTACCTGCCGTACATCTCCCTGGGTTACCAGAAGCCGGGGATTCTCATGCAGAACAAATTCCCGCTTTGCCCCATTCATCTGGATCATCAGATACCGGTAATCCGACTCGGGCAGCCGATCCTTCTTGATAAACGCCCCGGTCTTCTTGACGATTCCTGTACGCAGAAGTTCTTTCACCACGGCGAGTATGCCACTCCCGCAGATTCCGGCGGGTTCCTGGTTATCTATTGTCGCAAGTTCGATTCCTTTCTCTGTGATCCGGACATCCTCAACCGCTCCTTCGGCCGCCCGCATACCGGAACTGATATTCATCCCTTCCAGCGCAGGTCCTGCGGCGCAGGAACAGCAGAGCAGCCTTCCATGGCTTGCAAGCACGATCTCTCCATTGGTACCGATATCAATAAAAAGTACATTTCCCGGTTCTTTCTGCAGCTGGCACACATAGGCCCCAGCCACGATGTCCGCGCCAATATATCCCGATACCTGTGGAAGGCAGTAAAGCCTCGTATCTTTCCCTGCCTGGATGCCTATCTCGCTTGCTGCCAGTTCTCTGGCCTCCTTAAATGCCGGTTTGTACGGCGCTCTTCCGATGGATCTGGCATCCACGCCGAGAAGCATATGCGTCATCGTACAGTTTGCCGCCACATGTATTTCCCGGATTTCTTCCTTATCCACGGAAGCCTCCAGGCATACCTCTGTGATCATTGCGTTAATAGACTGTACGATCGCGTCTTTTAACTCTCCGATTCCTGTCTCCGGATTCTCATACTCATACGTGATCCTGGTGAGCACGTCCAGGCCATAGTGCTTCTGGGCATTGATCATGGACGCGTCCGCCAGTTCCTCTCCGGTGCGAAGTTCGATCAAGGCCGTCACGACGGTGGTCGTGCCAATATCGATCGCAATGCCATATCCATCCTCATAGGCATCCATCACGAACTCCGGCACATATCCTTTTGTCAATACCTTATGCTTGCGTTCTTTCTTCAGAAGTTCTACCTCTACATCTCCCAGCACTTCCGCCATGCAGGACAGGCGGATACCCTGTTCCCGTTCTCCTGCGCTTAACTGATCCATCTCCGTCTCGGAGGCTGCAGATACCTGCCCGCTTAGAATCCTTACCTTGCATTTTCCGCAGATTCCCTTGCCATTGCAAGGATTATCCACAAATATGCCTTCAGCAAGCAGCACCTTCAGCAGATTATCTCCCTCCTTGCAGGAAATCTTCTTTCCACTTTGCTTTACCGTCACTGACGCCATCTTACAAGTCCTCCTTCAGGCACTTAAGAATCGCCTGGACATTGGCAAGCGGCGACTTCATTCCAAGGCCGCAGGCCGGAGATATGATATCCGATCCGCTTCTTACACAGCCTTTTGCCAGCGTCCTCACCTTCTCCTGCTCCCCGAATTCCAGAGCGAACGTGCTCACATTTCCCATCAGCACCCGGTCTTTTAAGTTGGCCCTTGCTTCTTTCATGGGAACCACAGAGTCAAAACTGAGCACGCTGCTTCGCACCATATTTACTTCTTTATATACGGGACTCATCTGTCCGCAGATATGTACGATCGTTCCCATCTTCTCTTCCTGGAGTCCGTCAAGCAGCTGGTTCAGATAGGTAACCGCAAATTCTTCAAAATACTTAGGGCCCAGGATCTCGCCTGTGCCGCTTGGGTCGGAGATGGCTATCACATCTGCCCCGGCCTCGATCTGCGCCCTTCCAAACGAGATCAGCTGACGGGTAATAAAGTCCATATATGCATGGGCCTGCTTATTCTTCTTGCGCAGTTCCTTGTAGAACACCACCGGCTCCATCACGGAACTGGCTGTGCTGATTGGCCCGGTCAGGTTTCCGATGATCGGAACCCCATCCGTCTCTTCCCTCAATATCCGGATTGCGTCCAGAACCACCTTGGCCCGTCCTTTGCCTGTATCTATCCGGGGCAGTTTCCCATAGTCCTCCACAGATTCTATGGCATAGGCGCTCACATGAGGCTCATAGACGCGGGACCCCATCTCCACCTTGGCTCCCATCTCCTCTGCCTCAACGGTCATGCAGAACGGGACGCCATAATTCTCAAAACAGCCAGAATCATATACGGCCTTGGCCAGTCCTGCCATCATCCTGGCATCTGTAT carries:
- a CDS encoding ASKHA domain-containing protein, which produces MASVTVKQSGKKISCKEGDNLLKVLLAEGIFVDNPCNGKGICGKCKVRILSGQVSAASETEMDQLSAGEREQGIRLSCMAEVLGDVEVELLKKERKHKVLTKGYVPEFVMDAYEDGYGIAIDIGTTTVVTALIELRTGEELADASMINAQKHYGLDVLTRITYEYENPETGIGELKDAIVQSINAMITEVCLEASVDKEEIREIHVAANCTMTHMLLGVDARSIGRAPYKPAFKEARELAASEIGIQAGKDTRLYCLPQVSGYIGADIVAGAYVCQLQKEPGNVLFIDIGTNGEIVLASHGRLLCCSCAAGPALEGMNISSGMRAAEGAVEDVRITEKGIELATIDNQEPAGICGSGILAVVKELLRTGIVKKTGAFIKKDRLPESDYRYLMIQMNGAKREFVLHENPRLLVTQGDVRQVQLAKGAILSGFVALLNKAGISMKDLDKVLIAGQFGAHLPAESLTGTGILPKEVEDKLIYVGNSSKTGAYMTLMSSKARHEVEELARRMEYMELAETENYERIFTESMIFPEYP
- a CDS encoding methylcobamide:CoM methyltransferase MtbA, with product MLTPKERLYNVMKGNAVDRPPCICPGGMMNMVTTDLMDAVDIYMPETHTDARMMAGLAKAVYDSGCFENYGVPFCMTVEAEEMGAKVEMGSRVYEPHVSAYAIESVEDYGKLPRIDTGKGRAKVVLDAIRILREETDGVPIIGNLTGPISTASSVMEPVVFYKELRKKNKQAHAYMDFITRQLISFGRAQIEAGADVIAISDPSGTGEILGPKYFEEFAVTYLNQLLDGLQEEKMGTIVHICGQMSPVYKEVNMVRSSVLSFDSVVPMKEARANLKDRVLMGNVSTFALEFGEQEKVRTLAKGCVRSGSDIISPACGLGMKSPLANVQAILKCLKEDL